One part of the Eucalyptus grandis isolate ANBG69807.140 chromosome 10, ASM1654582v1, whole genome shotgun sequence genome encodes these proteins:
- the LOC104422637 gene encoding F-box/LRR-repeat protein 3 produces MDGVLCDELLQEIFTRLSPPPAQSSPPSPSSPSVPLVSKRWLRLYRESRTALSLRLAPSAALIPALSDFLSNYPSVSSLSLVLSSDPSSGAVSDNLLLLLCSRFPRLRSLKFLAGPVSVFSLLSLARTCAHMTHLTVSLSRPLLFNWVVRLPSLQELSVLVSSRDPAEGELQGTGDYGACESEELEAELGLESLCLSGVSCEDWGVSWLWSSCKKLRKLQLKSCEGIGDGGSYASFVRCLKGLQEVELRTCRSIVDGVLVKLAENCELLSSLLLYDGGSRDSLLHFISNCRCDLQKLDLRLPLDLKNDHLFALSLHCRNMSSLRLQSCCLVTGDGLKTFGIAMNGGLQELALINCDVVEREPGLLATLGQHLGQLRKLDLSYNEMLPDKELIAMLASCSRLIDLRLRGCKGLTDPAILSIHRSCKLLESIDLMNCRGIGEKAVESLVLNSPRLKKLQVEESKLSDATKTWASRKFIDVVA; encoded by the coding sequence ATGGACGGCGTCCTGTGCGACGAGCTCCTCCAAGAAATCTTCACCCGcctgtcgccgccgccggcgcaATCTTCGCCGCCGTCGCCTTCCTCCCCTTCGGTGCCGCTGGTGTCCAAGCGGTGGCTCCGCCTCTACCGCGAGTCGAGGACCGCCCTGTCCCTCCGCCTCGCCCCGAGCGCCGCCCTCATCCCCGCCCTCTCCGACTTCCTCTCCAACTACCCCTCcgtctcctccctctccctcgtCCTCTCCTCCGACCCGTCCTCCGGGGCCGTCTCCGAcaacctcctcctcctgctctgCTCCCGCTTCCCGCGCCTCAGGAGCCTCAAGTTCCTGGCCGGCCCCGTCTCTGTTTTCTCCCTGCTTTCTCTCGCTCGGACCTGCGCCCACATGACCCACCTCACCGTTTCTCTCTCCAGGCCGCTGCTGTTCAACTGGGTCGTCAGGTTGCCGTCTCTCCAGGAGCTCTCGGTGCTGGTCTCGTCCCGGGATCCCGCGGAGGGCGAGCTCCAGGGGACCGGTGATTACGGGGCTTGCGAAAGCGAAGAGCTTGAGGCTGAGTTAGGGCTCGAGAGCCTCTGCTTATCCGGGGTTTCTTGTGAGGACTGGGGAGTTAGTTGGCTATGGAGTAGCTGCAAGAAGCTGAGGAAATTGCAGCTGAAAAGCTGCGAAGGGATCGGCGATGGAGGGTCTTATGCGTCGTTCGTTAGGTGCTTGAAGGGTCTTCAAGAAGTTGAGCTTAGGACTTGTAGGAGCATAGTGGACGGCGTTCTTGTGAAATTGGCTGAGAATTGCGAGTTGTTGAGCTCTCTCTTGCTATACGATGGCGGTAGCAGGGACAGCCTCCTTCACTTCATAAGCAATTGCCGGTGCGATCTGCAGAAGCTCGATCTCCGCCTGCCTCTCGACTTGAAGAATGATCATCTCTTTGCCCTGTCTCTGCATTGTCGGAACATGTCGAGTCTCCGGCTTCAGAGCTGTTGCCTGGTCACCGGCGATGGCCTGAAGACTTTCGGGATTGCCATGAATGGCGGGCTCCAAGAACTGGCGTTGATAAACTGCGATGTGGTGGAGAGGGAGCCAGGCCTGCTCGCCACATTAGGACAGCACTTGGGGCAGCTCAGGAAGCTGGACTTGTCTTACAACGAGATGCTGCCGGATAAGGAGCTGATCGCGATGCTCGCTTCATGCTCCCGTTTGATCGATCTGAGGCTGAGAGGGTGTAAAGGCCTCACGGACCCGGCCATCCTTTCAATCCACAGGAGCTGCAAGCTCCTTGAGAGTATCGACCTCATGAATTGTCGTGGGATTGGAGAGAAGGCCGTGGAGTCGTTGGTACTCAACTCTCCTCGGCTGAAGAAGTTGCAGGTCGAAGAAAGCAAGTTGTCGGACGCCACGAAAACGTGGGCGTCCCGTAAATTCATCGACGTCGTGGCCTGA
- the LOC104430115 gene encoding glycosylphosphatidylinositol anchor attachment 1 protein: MAEPETSKPKPRPIVRLGTLLISHSVLVSVVCCVAGVLALLLLPILAKNTYISENALMPGSASPMLSNLDVSAANRLVNDLSELSSRSNDAGIVQRLIGRYISDLGGEVGYHQFHPDSSRFHPLHFFSVPDTGIVQENINCSCHGISVTGIVRAPRGDGKEAIVLVTPYNYTNAGSADHLSLGIAYSVFSLLSQVTWLAKDIIWLIADSQCGEYASVAAWLRDYHSPTFSGFHANNSHTCDVITTHHDVKENVAKDMSSRDSFIRAGTMAAALVVKVVDRNEPFEDSLGVYAEASNGQMPNLDLINIVNYLAVHRQGLRVKVRKLFSLLDTKWVSFLAEVLESLGSIARRLNPQWKFGIPAADYVDGTATLFGSLYHQALGVPTGPHGAFRDYQVDAVTLEFSPRHYSISKGRTKDFILRGGRLIEGVIRSVNNLLEKFHQSFFLYLLTSPSKFVSVGVYMIAFALLVAPLPVAAASLYAEANCLDTSLDDAKSFSPPAATVNELVISERSWRWIKAVKKVLIVHLWGTTVSLLPYFISQTPSLTPITKLAVWGLFSVVCLLFPYFLLGSPFAGVSGTEEYKHEWALLKSATISAAFIGLGLMSVINFAAAEFGALLMVPMCLMVQPLKLDLRARTLKNLARAAVNLVLAIVGLPPATYYILKCTFGSFDGINIEDFWWWVESLWSWNSATYLFLGMVHLPCWLLCMQILLHS, encoded by the exons ATGGCGGAACCGGAGACCTCGAAACCGAAGCCTCGACCGATCGTTCGGCTGGGGACTCTGCTCATATCTCACAGCGTCCTCGTCAG TGTCGTCTGCTGCGTTGCTGGGGTTCTGGCTCTGCTTTTGCTGCCGATTCTTGCCAAGAACACCTACATTTCAGAAAACGCCCTCATGCCAG GTTCGGCGAGTCCGATGCTCTCAAATCTGGACGTGTCGGCTGCAAATAGATTGGTGAACGATTTAAGTGAATTGAGCTCGAGATCAAACGATGCAGGCAT AGTGCAGAGATTGATAGGACGATACATATCCGACTTGGGTGGAGAAGTTGGTTATCATCAGTTCCATCCTGACTCGAGTCGGTTTCATCCACTGCACTTCTTTTCTGTCCCTGACACCGGAATTGTTCAGGAAAACATTAATTGCTCTTGCCATGGTATCAGTGTTACTGGAATAGTTAGAGCCCCACGTGGTGATGGGAAAGAAGCTATTGTCTTGGTGACACCTTATAATTATACAAATGCTGGTTCGGCTGATCATTTATCTCTGGGCATTGCATATTCCGTGTTTTCGCTGCTCAGTCAGGTTACATGGCTGGCTAAAGATATTATATGGCTTATTGCCGATTCACAGTGTGGGGAGTATGCTTCAGTTGCTGCATGGCTAAGAGATTATCACTCACCCACTTTTAGTGGTTTCCATGCTAATAATTCCCATACATGTGATGTTATTACAACGCATCATGATGTGAAGGAGAATGTGGCAAAGGATATGAGCTCCCGTGATAGTTTCATACGTGCTGGAACAATGGCTGCTGCCTTGGTCGTGAAGGTTGTGGATAGGAATGAGCCATTTGAGGACAGCCTGGGCGTTTATGCTGAAGCATCGAATGGCCAGATGCCAAACCTTGACCTCATCAATATTGTGAACTATCTTGCTGTGCATAGGCAGGGCTTGCGTGTTAAAGTGAGGAAACTGTTTTCTTTGCTTGACACCAAATGGGTCAGTTTCTTAGCTGAAGTACTGGAGTCATTGGGTTCAATTGCCAGAAGATTAAACCCTCAATGGAAATTTGGTATCCCTGCTGCTGATTATGTTGATGGTACTGCCACACTATTCGGTTCATTATATCACCAG GCATTAGGTGTTCCTACGGGACCCCATGGTGCTTTTCGTGACTACCAAGTTGATGCTGTCACTCTGGAATTTTCACCAAGACATTATTCTATTAGTAAGGGCCGCACCAAGGATTTTATTTTGCGAGGTGGCCG GTTGATTGAAGGAGTTATACGTTCTGTAAATAACCTTCTGGAGAAGTTTCATCAGTCATTCTTTCTGTATCTTTTGACCTCTCCTAGTAAGTTTGTGTCAGTAGGAGTCTACATGATTGCTTTTGCACTCCTTGTTGCACCACTTCCAGTCGCAGCGGCTTCCCTTTATGCTGAAGCAAATTGCTTGGATACGAGTCTGGACGATGCCAAAAGTTTTTCTCCTCCAGCTGCCACAGTCAATGAGCTTGTTATCAGTGAAAGGTCATGGAGATGGATTAAAGCAGTTAAAAAGGTGCTTATTGTACACTTGTGGGGTACTACTGTTTCATTGCTTCCATACTTTATAAGTCAGACACCCAGTCTGACCCCAATAACAAAGTTAGCAGTCTGGGGCTTGTTCTCAGTGGTCTGCCTCTTATTTCCATATTTTCTTCTGGGGTCTCCATTTGCCGGTGTCAGTGGTACTGAAGAATATAAACATGAGTGGGCGCTTTTGAAATCGGCAACTATTTCAGCTGCATTCATTGGTCTAGGTCTGATGTCGGTTATTAATTTTGCTGCGGCAGAATTTGGAGCATTACTGATGGTTCCTATGTGTTTGATGGTTCAACCCTTGAAGCTTGACCTTAGAGCAAGGACTTTGAAGAATCTAGCAAGGGCTGCTGTTAATTTGGTCCTGGCAATTGTTGGCTTGCCTCCAGCTACCTATTACATATTGAAATGCACATTCGGCAGTTTCGATGGCATCAATATTGAGGACTTCTGGTGGTGGGTTGAGTCCCTCTGGAGTTGGAACAGTGCAACATACCTTTTCCTTGGTATGGTTCACCTGCCATGCTGGCTCCTATGCATGCAAATATTACTTCATTCGTGA